The Brachypodium distachyon strain Bd21 chromosome 4, Brachypodium_distachyon_v3.0, whole genome shotgun sequence nucleotide sequence CTTCCCAAATGCGACGTGCCTTCTCTCccacttttctttttaattatCACTCAGCTTTGCTAATTTTTATCTACCAAAAAGTTAGCTTTGTTGTTTGTAGTCTATATAGGTTATGCCATCTCAAACAAACAATTTCAGAATCGGTATCCTCTTTATTTTTTGGAGAATTATAATGTTGTTTTTAATTATGTTTGGTGTGTTTTGTATTTTTGGTGGACCTTTATAGAGGTTtgattcaaaaaaatatttgtgaACTTCAATTGCATCTTGTTTTATCTCTCTACCTCGATTTTGCATCAACCTGTGACCGATGAGAGGTCAGACATAATTAGTAGTGGCACTAGACTTTGGATGTGAAACTATTCAAACTCTTCATTATTGAATGAAGATAGCATGAAGCTGCTAATTATGGGACTTCATGTTAGCAAGGAAAAAATATGATGTGTTACGGTTAATCCCAAACATGACAGAAAAGTTGTGCATTCGTGCGGCGTACGTTCCACTACTCTTGGGTATGCTCCACCAACATTGTTTAGCCAATGTCGCCCAGATTGCCGCCACTCATGTTGTAGTGACCCATCCCCAAACCTAGGCCACAGGTTCTAGACAGGAAACATGATAGCGGGATGGTTCGGTAGCTACTAGTTGGACCTAATCAAGCCGCATATCACTTAGCCCACGTTCATAACTTAACTCCCCTAATGTCTGATGGGACATGATGTAATCGGCTAGCTCAGTCTCAGGGCCATCAAGACAAATCGAGCTCAGTCTGAGGAGCAGGGCCATCGAGACAAATCGACAATGGATACGAAAGACTACTCCTTTCATCCCAAAACAAGTGTCGCAAATTTGTCTACCTACGATCGTTTTGTCGTTTAGATTCTGtcattttgaaagaaaaaaaatgtgacacTTATTTTTGACGAGGAAGTACTTAAATTTTGTGTCAATTTTCGGCATTCTAGGGGGCAGAaactcaaaagaaaaggatcaTGCGCATGTTAACGGCTAGAGAAACCATGATAAAAATAAGGgaaacgaagaaaaaaaatcatcatcgCTTTAATCATCTGATGAGCAAAAGTCGTTTACAGTTCCGTTTGAAAATTGTCAATGCGTGGTAGCAATCGAACCATTTGGTTGCCCCTGTTTATGAACGCGTAGGCATGCAAAACAGAATGCTGAAATCCTTCTTCGTCTGGatcgatcaatcaatcaacGCATCATTGCTTTCACAACTGAAtcctcaacaaaaaaataattattgtcgaaatattacatgtattcaGACGTTttctaaaataaatatatttaattttgagcaaatttgaaagaatagatatatttaattttgagcaaatttgagagaaGAATTATTATGAACACGAGGGAGTACGGTATATATATTTGATCTTTATCACAGACGTACATCATCTTCCCGTTAACCATCAAGTGGCGGCACCGAGCGGGCGGATGCGGACCCAGGCGGCGGCACCGCTGGGCACGCCGGCATGCACGACGAACCACAGGTAATACCCGGGCGGCGCCAcgcccggcgacggcggcgcggcgaccTCGGCCTCATAAATCCCttcccccacctccgccaccaTCCCCACCGCCAGTCCCACCACCCTCTGCCCCATCCCGAACGCGTGCGTCGCGAAccccggcgccaccgccgccaccctcaCCACCACCTGCTGCTCCCGCTGCTGCTCATTGccacccaccaccaccagctccCCGCCGGGCACCTCGAACCGCACCGCGGCGACCTCCCCGTACCCgacctccgccggcgccgccaccacccgcGGCCTGACGGGATCCATCCTGGGATCCAAATACGGCGGCAGGAACGCCTGCAAACTGAGCTCCGTGGGGAACTCGACGCCGGCGAACGCGTACCCGACGTGCGGGTTGCTCCCGCCGACCAGCACCCGGCCGTACGtgtccagcgccgccgccgagtgGTACATCCTCGGGGTCGCCGTGCCCGCCATGACCTCGAACCTGCTCGCGCCCCCGATCTGTTCGACGTTTGGTCTGTACAGGACAGGGGACAGCACGGGGTCCCTCGCCAGCTCCCACCCGGCGGTCCCGGATGCGGCGCCGTTGATGATGAGCACGTCGCCGGTGGGGAGGAGCACCATGTCGCCCATGACCCGACGGAGCGGCATCTCCTCCATGGCCCACGCCGGGTTGGGATCCGTCGGGGCGATGCGGCCGCAGGTGGCGTCGGCGGGGAGGAAGGTGCCGTTCTTCTTGAGCGCCTGCTGGTAGGAGCCTctcggcgcgccgccgcagacGAGGACCTCGGCgtgggaaggggaggaggggtttaaggggaggaggacggaggagccggaggacGGGTAGTTCCGCGGCACGCCGCCGGGGatcggcgggaggcggcgggtgGAGAGCGGGTTGTGGAGGTCGTCGTAGGGGTTGAAGACGATTGCCCGGTCGTTGGCGAAGACGAAGACGGTGGCGTCGGGGAGCAGGTGGAGGAACGGGTAGAGGTTGTTCTCGGCGTCGGGCTCCGTCGTCTCGTCCAGGAACGGGAAGAAGGTCGGCAATGGCGACAGTGGGGGGATGAACTCGAAGTTGaactggcggcggccgccgaggacgagcacgcgggcgtcggggaggaggaggtcggagGCGTaccagcggcgggcggcgagggaggaagGGAGGTCGTTCCAGCCggaggaaggggagaagaGGCGGGCCGTCCGGTCACCGTCGGAGAAGCCGCCGGTCTGGAGGAGCGTGCCGTTggggaggagcgcggcggaggagcaccAGGGGTTGGTGGCCAGCGGGTACGGGTGGAGCGCGTTGGAGCGCAGGTCCAGGAGCACCGAGTGCGCCGTGCAGTCCttaatggcggcggcggtggagttTGTGGAGTTTGAGGGGGAGTTTGGGGGGGAGCAGGGGGAGGAGTCGCCGGAGAGGGAGATGTTGGAGGGGCCGGAGTCGGTGCGGTCGAACATGAGGACGAAGTCGTCAGGGAGGAGCTGCATGTGCATGGCGGACACGCCGATGTTGGCGTGCAGGAGACGCCACTCgcccgccggtgccggaggcggaggctgctcgAGGACGggcgtcggcatcggcatcggctgcTGAAGGACGACGGGCTGATCCGGCTGCCATGggaaggcgacggcggcatTGTTGGCGAGGAGCAAGAGGAGGATGAAGAGCAGGGGAAGGAAGAGGGGAACTCTTCTTGCCGGCGGCAGCATCGACGACATGGCTGCTCTGCCCGATCTGCTTTAAGTTGTTGCATTGTGCAAATCGTACGCCCTGATGTTCGTTTGTACAGCGCGCCATGGATTTGTTGGGTGGAAGGTTGGTTTGAGGAGGTTGGAATCGGAGGGGAAGACGCCGGCATTTGCACGGCTCACTTCAAAAATTGAATGAAACTAATTTATGCTTATATATGTGgtcaaattattttattttattttattttttgacataGAACAAAACGCTACAACATCTTTTATTTATGATGGAGATGGAGTAGACGAATTTTAGATAATATAGAAGCTTTTATGCCATGTCACAAAGGAAAATATTAGATAAAAACTACCCTTACGGTGTAAACTGTGCAAACATCATAAAACACCACTTtgaaagtttcaaaaaaaattatagaaaGAATACCAAATATAAATCCTAAGGACATGTGAAAAATTAACCACCGTTAGCCAGGGCCCAAGTGTATATACACGGTTGATGATATCTATAATCTGGTGCAAGTGTATTATACTGTAGTACAGTAGTTTTTTGGTAAGGAAATGAGGGGCATGGATGCATGGCTTATATTGGTTGGTTTGGAGTTAGCAATGGTTCCTGATAAGCATGGTCTACGTGTTGTACTATTCCTCCTGATTGATTGCTGTAATCACGCCCTTATGATGACAAGGAAATCGCCCCCTCTTGTATTTAGCTGACGCTCCGCCACTGTTACCTAGGGTACTTATATGAACAACTAACCTAGGGTACTTGTTCTAACATATGAAGTGCATTTCAAGTGGATAAAGATTGTAAGCTATTTGTACCAATGATTATACGTCATGTGATTTATAGACTCGTTTTCGCgacaaaaacaattttttaCGCTATCATGCCACTTTAGATTGAGCAAATTTGCCCTTGCTGCAAAACCACAAGAAGATCTTGAGTTTAAAAGTCACATTCAATATTATCTACAACACCTCGATATAAAATAGCACGTCACGATAGACCTAGGCTTGGTACATCGACTTAATCAGGAACAAGCAGTTATGTTAAGGTTCCAGCGAAACTCATCCTTATCATGCGGTAAGTTCATACTAACAACATGAAAGTTTTGCAcccgaaaaagaaaacaagatggAAGTTTTAAGGAGTTCTGTTGAAGCCATCATTTTTTGTACAACAAGACCATCACTTAACCGACCCtttattaagaaaaaaaataaaatagacatGAATCTCAACGTTGCCGTTGCTAGACACCTCTAGTTGTCGCCACCACTTCTGACTCTTTGCACCGGCAGTTGTCGTCGCCACGAATTTCTCACTGACACGGTCGGCACAgaaagatttatttttttactgtaGGTATTTCACAAGAAAACGGTTCTAGAGGGATGGGAGAAATTTTGCCAGGGGTTTTGTGTAAACTGTAAACAGTTGCCCAGCGTGGCGAATAAAATAGGCTGACGCTGCTCGGCAAAAAATGAAGGAACCATTTATGGGCCGCTTAATAACTGTTGTACAGTACCTCGGCCGGAAAACAATTAAGGCAAGGGCGGAGAAACCAAAGACTACTGCATtgacccggccggccggcagctcagctcagctcagctcaaGGTGTTGTTCGTCCGCGAGCAAAATCGCGGAGATCCCAAAACCCTCCAGGCCCCAGCGTGCGCCGTAGGTTACCCCGCCCCGCcccgtcgctgccgccgccgccaatttcctttcttttcctcgTCCCCGCCGCCTGCATTACTTCTCTGCATTACCGGTGCCGACCATTGCCCTCACGCAGCTCCCCCCAAAGCTTCCACCGGGTACAGTGGTACGTattgctctctctccctcctctctctttttctatGCGTAATTGAGGGGGATTGCCGGCCCGCTCGTTGTAC carries:
- the LOC100844199 gene encoding aldehyde oxidase GLOX; translation: MPMPTPVLEQPPPPAPAGEWRLLHANIGVSAMHMQLLPDDFVLMFDRTDSGPSNISLSGDSSPCSPPNSPSNSTNSTAAAIKDCTAHSVLLDLRSNALHPYPLATNPWCSSAALLPNGTLLQTGGFSDGDRTARLFSPSSGWNDLPSSLAARRWYASDLLLPDARVLVLGGRRQFNFEFIPPLSPLPTFFPFLDETTEPDAENNLYPFLHLLPDATVFVFANDRAIVFNPYDDLHNPLSTRRLPPIPGGVPRNYPSSGSSVLLPLNPSSPSHAEVLVCGGAPRGSYQQALKKNGTFLPADATCGRIAPTDPNPAWAMEEMPLRRVMGDMVLLPTGDVLIINGAASGTAGWELARDPVLSPVLYRPNVEQIGGASRFEVMAGTATPRMYHSAAALDTYGRVLVGGSNPHVGYAFAGVEFPTELSLQAFLPPYLDPRMDPVRPRVVAAPAEVGYGEVAAVRFEVPGGELVVVGGNEQQREQQVVVRVAAVAPGFATHAFGMGQRVVGLAVGMVAEVGEGIYEAEVAAPPSPGVAPPGYYLWFVVHAGVPSGAAAWVRIRPLGAAT